From a region of the Leptospira kmetyi serovar Malaysia str. Bejo-Iso9 genome:
- the acs gene encoding acetate--CoA ligase, which yields MAKERVVPPSAEFKKNTNISLKDYKSLYKESIENPNKFWGREANRLTWFKKWTKVLSHDFKNAKVEWFKGGKLNVSYNCLDRHINSPLKNKAALIWEGDNPAESKVLTYYDVYREVNRLANVLKKYGVKKGDRVLVYLPMIPELAITILACTRIGAIHSVVFGGFSPEALQSRIDDCKPKLIITADGGFRGGKPVELKKNVDLALEKSKETVKTVIVVRRTGNESGLTWKDGQDHWYHFLMNDPNLPAYCKPEEMDAEDPLFILYTSGSTGKPKGVLHTTGGYLLGANLTFHYVFDIKPEDTYWCTADIGWVTGHSYLVYGPLSNGASSVMFEGVPSYPDAGRFWDVIDKYGVNVFYTAPTAIRALMREGLDPIKKRNLSSLRLLGSVGEPINPEAWEWYFKNIGKGNCPIVDTWWQTETGSIMITALPGAIPQKPGSATLPFFGVQPVLVDNGGKEINDKGEVSGNLCIKAPWPSMMRGVYGDPKRFFDTYFSQFKGYYFTGDGARRDKDGYYWITGRVDDVINVSGHRIGSAEVESALVENKSVAEAAVVGFPHDIKGQGIYAYVTVKEGVTTNDDLKKELIATVEKVIGKIARPDVIHWAPGLPKTRSGKIMRRILRKIASGEFEGLGDTSTLADPSVVQKLIDDKKEFHS from the coding sequence ATGGCAAAAGAAAGAGTCGTTCCGCCATCCGCAGAATTTAAAAAGAATACGAACATCTCCCTCAAAGATTATAAATCCCTTTATAAAGAATCCATAGAAAATCCGAATAAGTTCTGGGGAAGAGAAGCCAATCGTTTGACCTGGTTTAAAAAATGGACCAAGGTTCTTAGCCACGATTTTAAAAACGCAAAAGTAGAATGGTTTAAGGGCGGCAAACTCAACGTTTCTTATAACTGTTTGGATCGACATATAAATTCTCCCTTGAAAAACAAAGCGGCTTTGATCTGGGAGGGCGACAATCCCGCGGAATCTAAAGTTCTTACTTATTACGACGTTTATCGCGAAGTGAATCGTCTTGCGAACGTTCTTAAAAAATACGGAGTGAAAAAAGGCGATCGTGTTCTCGTTTATCTTCCGATGATCCCCGAATTAGCCATTACGATTCTTGCATGTACTCGGATCGGCGCGATTCATTCGGTAGTATTCGGCGGATTCTCCCCCGAAGCTCTCCAAAGCAGAATCGACGATTGCAAACCGAAGTTGATCATCACCGCTGACGGCGGTTTTCGCGGCGGCAAACCGGTGGAACTCAAAAAGAACGTGGACCTCGCTCTTGAAAAATCCAAAGAGACCGTAAAGACCGTAATCGTTGTTAGACGAACCGGCAACGAATCCGGCCTTACTTGGAAAGACGGTCAGGATCATTGGTATCATTTTTTGATGAACGATCCGAATCTTCCAGCGTATTGTAAACCGGAGGAGATGGACGCGGAAGATCCTCTCTTTATCCTTTATACTTCCGGTTCTACGGGAAAACCGAAAGGGGTTTTGCATACCACGGGCGGTTATCTTCTCGGCGCTAATTTAACGTTTCATTATGTATTCGATATCAAACCGGAAGACACGTATTGGTGTACCGCGGACATCGGATGGGTGACCGGACATTCTTATTTGGTTTACGGTCCTCTTTCCAACGGAGCTTCTTCCGTGATGTTTGAAGGAGTTCCTTCTTATCCCGATGCGGGAAGATTTTGGGACGTGATCGATAAGTACGGAGTAAACGTTTTTTATACTGCTCCGACAGCGATTCGCGCTTTGATGAGAGAAGGTTTGGATCCGATCAAAAAAAGAAATTTAAGTTCTCTTCGTCTTTTAGGTTCGGTCGGAGAACCGATCAATCCCGAAGCCTGGGAATGGTATTTTAAAAACATCGGAAAAGGAAACTGCCCGATCGTCGATACTTGGTGGCAGACGGAAACGGGATCGATCATGATCACCGCGTTGCCCGGTGCGATTCCGCAAAAGCCCGGTTCCGCGACGTTGCCGTTCTTCGGGGTTCAACCGGTTCTTGTCGACAACGGCGGAAAAGAAATCAACGATAAGGGAGAAGTTTCGGGAAATCTTTGTATCAAAGCTCCTTGGCCTTCGATGATGCGGGGAGTTTACGGAGATCCGAAACGATTCTTCGATACGTATTTTTCTCAATTCAAAGGGTATTATTTTACCGGCGACGGCGCGCGCAGAGATAAGGACGGCTACTATTGGATCACCGGTCGTGTCGACGATGTCATCAACGTTTCCGGTCATAGAATCGGAAGCGCGGAAGTGGAAAGCGCGCTCGTGGAAAACAAATCCGTCGCCGAAGCCGCCGTTGTCGGATTTCCGCACGACATCAAGGGCCAGGGAATTTACGCGTATGTCACAGTGAAAGAAGGCGTAACGACGAACGACGATCTGAAAAAAGAATTGATCGCGACCGTCGAAAAAGTCATCGGCAAAATTGCAAGGCCCGATGTGATCCATTGGGCGCCCGGTCTTCCGAAAACTCGTTCCGGTAAAATCATGAGAAGAATTTTGAGAAAGATCGCTTCGGGAGAATTTGAAGGTCTCGGCGATACGTCCACGCTTGCCGATCCTTCCGTGGTTCAGAAACTGATCGACGATAAAAAGGAATTCCATAGCTGA
- the folE gene encoding GTP cyclohydrolase I FolE gives MEDEIVNILKSIGEDPTREGLLNTPKRVKKAYDFLTSGYTADITKIVNGAIFEEPTDGMVLVRDIEMYSLCEHHLLPFYGRAHVAYLPNKKIIGISKIPRIVDVFARRLQVQERLTEQIAYAIQDVLEPQGVAVVIKAKHLCMMMRGVEKQNSELFTSCMLGAFKENMVTRSEFLDLIRTGST, from the coding sequence TTGGAAGACGAAATTGTAAATATTCTGAAATCGATCGGAGAAGATCCCACGAGAGAAGGTCTTCTCAATACTCCGAAACGCGTAAAAAAAGCCTACGATTTCCTGACTTCGGGTTATACGGCCGACATTACGAAGATCGTAAACGGCGCCATCTTCGAGGAGCCCACGGACGGAATGGTCCTGGTTCGTGATATAGAAATGTATTCCCTTTGCGAACATCATCTTTTGCCGTTTTACGGAAGGGCGCACGTGGCTTATCTTCCGAATAAAAAGATCATCGGTATCAGTAAAATTCCTAGAATCGTGGACGTATTTGCGAGAAGACTTCAAGTTCAGGAACGTCTTACGGAACAAATCGCGTACGCGATTCAAGACGTTCTCGAACCGCAAGGAGTCGCCGTCGTTATTAAAGCGAAACACCTTTGTATGATGATGAGAGGAGTTGAAAAACAAAACTCCGAACTTTTCACTTCCTGCATGTTGGGAGCCTTCAAAGAAAACATGGTAACCCGTTCCGAATTTTTAGATCTGATCCGCACAGGTTCCACCTGA
- a CDS encoding glycosyltransferase family 4 protein, whose translation MTTRNETKKKNGNFAIGLDARMIAHSGIGMRIRGLLKYLGPSAEKENIRVYLFGDVETIQSEGISCHKFSGFAGKESEATDLETKSEKADSSPKKKTSSLNKTSEFSYPVIDYHSPIYSLSEFKGHPFMGRMDLLDIPHFNAPLPYLKKTIVTIHDIIPFRMKEFHSSFVKRLYMQVVFRLLKLFAKKIVSVSEYTAKDLESVFGFSKKETRVIHNGIDDSVFYPASASEKKNFLKKYGLKEGYLLTVGIGKGHKNLNLVAKVLKPLWESGLLKTKWVLGGASGKIPDYMQADVVDCEARILPMPRLSLDELRCLYSCAGVLIFPSRYEGFGFPPLEAQACGCPVISSDATVMPEILGESVSYFSPDKTDSLENLLKDFLKGRNYGKSWIAKGKKNSARFSWKKAAKETLEVYKNLLK comes from the coding sequence ATGACGACCCGAAACGAGACGAAAAAAAAGAACGGCAATTTTGCGATCGGATTGGACGCGCGTATGATCGCACATTCCGGAATCGGAATGAGAATCCGAGGTCTTTTAAAATATCTCGGTCCGTCCGCGGAAAAGGAAAACATCCGGGTCTATCTTTTCGGAGATGTCGAAACGATTCAAAGCGAAGGAATTTCCTGTCATAAATTTTCTGGCTTCGCTGGAAAAGAATCGGAAGCGACCGATCTCGAAACGAAATCCGAGAAAGCCGATTCTTCCCCGAAGAAAAAAACTTCGTCGCTTAACAAGACCTCCGAGTTTTCGTATCCGGTTATCGATTACCATTCTCCGATCTATTCTCTTTCCGAATTCAAAGGTCATCCGTTTATGGGGAGAATGGACCTTCTCGACATTCCCCATTTCAACGCGCCCTTGCCTTACCTCAAAAAGACGATCGTGACGATTCACGATATCATTCCGTTTCGGATGAAGGAATTTCATTCGAGTTTTGTTAAGCGACTTTATATGCAGGTCGTATTTCGTTTGTTGAAACTTTTCGCCAAAAAAATCGTTTCCGTTTCCGAATACACGGCCAAAGACTTGGAATCCGTTTTCGGTTTTTCGAAAAAAGAAACACGAGTAATCCACAACGGAATCGACGATTCGGTTTTTTATCCGGCTTCCGCTTCCGAAAAAAAGAACTTCTTAAAAAAATACGGACTCAAGGAAGGTTATCTGCTCACCGTAGGAATCGGAAAGGGCCACAAAAATCTAAACTTAGTCGCAAAGGTTTTAAAACCTCTTTGGGAATCCGGGCTCCTAAAAACCAAATGGGTGTTAGGCGGGGCTTCCGGAAAAATCCCCGATTATATGCAAGCCGACGTCGTCGATTGCGAAGCTCGAATTCTTCCGATGCCGAGATTGTCCTTGGACGAATTGCGTTGTTTGTATTCCTGCGCGGGAGTTTTGATTTTTCCGTCCCGATACGAAGGTTTCGGTTTTCCTCCTCTCGAAGCGCAGGCTTGCGGTTGTCCCGTGATTTCTTCCGACGCGACGGTTATGCCCGAAATTTTAGGCGAAAGCGTTTCTTATTTTTCACCGGACAAAACGGATTCGTTGGAGAATCTTCTGAAAGATTTTTTAAAAGGTCGGAACTACGGCAAATCTTGGATCGCAAAAGGTAAAAAGAATTCAGCGCGATTCTCCTGGAAAAAGGCCGCAAAGGAAACTTTGGAAGTATATAAGAATCTTTTGAAATGA
- a CDS encoding DUF1289 domain-containing protein → MVRSPCNKICTMDFESGYCEGCFRTIEEIGNWSRYSDAERDDLFLKLKVRKEEVLSKKKQFR, encoded by the coding sequence TTGGTTCGTTCGCCTTGCAACAAAATTTGTACGATGGATTTCGAATCCGGTTATTGTGAAGGTTGTTTTAGAACCATCGAAGAAATCGGAAATTGGTCTCGTTATTCCGATGCGGAACGGGACGATCTTTTTTTAAAACTCAAGGTTCGTAAGGAAGAAGTTCTTTCCAAGAAAAAACAGTTTCGCTGA
- a CDS encoding cation:proton antiporter, with product MEHHSLSLLNDIALSIIFATFFSHIARVTKQPLILGYVAGGLLLGPNLGLGLVVNEESIELISEIGLILLLFIIGLEIDLKELARMGKSMFILGISQFVFCVLFGLFFFKGILSGSSGKFDLLYFSIALAISSTMIVVKLLHDKFEVSTIAGRLTIGVLVLQDIWAIIFMGVQPNLQDPQILKIAGSLGIGLVLICVAFLISRFFLSRLFQAAASKPELILITSIAWCFLLCGFAERAGLSKEMGALIAGVSIAAFPYGADVIAKLSGIRDFFITLFFVALGMKIPIPSIQIITVSLIAVVFVIFSRVITVATPVYFSGKGLRAGIVTGLNLAQISEFSLVILALGMGYGHISKELESTVLTSMILASVVSTYIILFNDPISRFILKLLGMIGLKEKEEDRTESDITGQPKRDIVILGYFRIAQGLLEGIEREKPEWLNRILIVDFNPVFRQSLEAKGIRWAYGDLANPETLHHLGIEDARYVICTISDMILKGTTNRRLLESLKGICHHTQPSIILTTDDAQEAEILVSSGAAHVIVPGRISGMSLFKEMKTIVDHTKNGVEKSVLKTLNNPSATLPDSKKKKAVRKKKVSKSKVKGK from the coding sequence AGTTGATTTCAGAGATCGGTTTGATTCTTCTTTTGTTCATCATCGGTCTTGAAATCGATTTGAAAGAATTGGCACGCATGGGTAAGTCCATGTTTATTCTCGGGATCAGTCAGTTCGTATTTTGCGTGTTGTTCGGACTTTTCTTTTTTAAGGGAATTCTTTCCGGTTCATCGGGTAAGTTCGATCTTTTATATTTCTCCATCGCGCTTGCGATCAGTTCGACGATGATCGTCGTCAAACTTCTGCACGATAAATTCGAAGTCAGTACGATCGCAGGTCGTCTGACGATCGGTGTTCTGGTCCTTCAGGATATTTGGGCGATCATCTTTATGGGAGTTCAACCGAACCTTCAAGATCCTCAGATTTTAAAAATCGCAGGTTCTCTCGGAATCGGTTTGGTTTTAATCTGCGTCGCATTCTTAATCAGTAGATTCTTTTTATCGAGATTGTTTCAAGCCGCCGCATCCAAACCGGAATTGATTCTGATCACATCGATCGCATGGTGTTTTTTACTCTGCGGTTTTGCGGAAAGAGCGGGACTTTCTAAAGAGATGGGGGCTTTGATCGCGGGTGTAAGTATCGCCGCGTTTCCGTACGGCGCCGATGTCATCGCAAAACTTTCCGGAATCCGAGACTTCTTTATCACTCTATTCTTCGTCGCGCTCGGAATGAAAATTCCGATTCCTTCGATTCAAATTATCACGGTTTCTTTGATTGCGGTCGTGTTCGTGATCTTCAGCAGAGTGATCACCGTCGCGACTCCGGTTTATTTTTCGGGTAAAGGTTTAAGAGCGGGAATCGTCACGGGTTTGAACCTGGCGCAAATCAGCGAGTTCTCGCTTGTGATTCTCGCGTTGGGAATGGGCTACGGACATATCAGCAAAGAATTGGAATCCACCGTTCTGACTTCGATGATTCTCGCGTCCGTGGTTTCGACTTACATCATTCTTTTCAACGATCCGATTTCAAGATTCATTCTTAAGTTGTTGGGAATGATCGGTCTGAAGGAAAAAGAAGAGGATAGAACCGAATCCGATATCACCGGCCAACCGAAAAGGGATATCGTCATTCTCGGTTATTTTAGAATCGCCCAAGGACTTTTGGAAGGAATCGAACGCGAAAAGCCGGAATGGCTCAATCGGATTTTGATCGTGGACTTCAATCCCGTTTTTCGTCAATCTCTCGAAGCCAAGGGAATCCGTTGGGCTTACGGCGACTTGGCGAACCCGGAAACGCTTCATCACCTCGGAATCGAAGATGCAAGATACGTAATATGCACGATTTCTGATATGATTCTCAAGGGAACCACAAATCGAAGACTTCTGGAATCCCTCAAAGGAATTTGTCATCATACTCAACCTTCGATCATTCTCACCACAGACGACGCTCAAGAAGCGGAAATTCTCGTTTCCAGCGGGGCCGCGCACGTGATCGTCCCGGGAAGAATCAGCGGTATGTCCCTCTTTAAAGAAATGAAAACGATCGTGGATCATACCAAAAACGGAGTTGAAAAATCCGTTTTGAAAACGTTGAACAACCCGTCTGCGACCTTACCCGATTCTAAGAAGAAAAAAGCCGTGAGGAAAAAGAAGGTTTCGAAGTCTAAAGTAAAAGGGAAGTAA